The Elaeis guineensis isolate ETL-2024a chromosome 12, EG11, whole genome shotgun sequence sequence CCCGCCGTCCACCCCTTCCAGCTCCTCTGCACCATCCTCCTCACCTTCTTCCTCCTAGTCGGCGTCATCGCCCTCATCGTCTACCTCATCTACCGCCCCTCGAAGCCCCATTTCGCCGTCGTCGGCGCCACCATCTTCCAGCTCTCCAACTCCTCCACCCAGCCCAACGTCCTCTCCACCGGCATGCAGTTCACCCTCGTCAGCCGCAACCCGAACGAGCGCTCCTCCATCCTCTACGACCACCTCTCCGCCTACGTCTCCTACCGCAACCAGCCCATCACTCCGCCTGCCAGCCTCCCCCCACTGCTTCAGGACCGTGCCAGCTCCGTCGCCATGTCCCCGGTGCTCGGCGGTGACTTCGTCCCCGTCTCAGGGGACGTCGCCTCCGGCCTTCTCACCGACCAGGCCTACGGCGTCGTCAACCTCCGCGTCGTGCTCATGGGAAGGCTCAGGTACAAGTCAGGACCGTTCAGGAGCGGCTGGTACAACTTTTACGTGCGCTGCGAAATGCTCGTCGGAATTCGCAAGGGGGTCACCGGTCCGGTGCCGCTGCTTGGCGAGCCCCAGTGCGACGTCGATTCTTAGATATACTAATTACTAGCTACCTCTCTTTGGTGCAATTAATCCAGCTTCCGGTCTTCAATGTGAAAAATGTACgtctccttataatttttctttcttttctttgtttgtcGTCGAATAAAGAAGCATAAATGGGTATCGAGAGTAATGTATATGCGTGTGTATAAGTTATTATGAAGTTGGATAATAAAGAGATGAAGGGATCGATCTTCTCCGGTTCTTGGGAAGAGCAGGAATGCTTTGTGATTTTGGTGCTTCCTCTTtggttctttttatttttcagttcTAGCAATAAAAAATGTAAAGGGAGATTCAATTTGGATTCATGTTTGGTTGCACGATAAAGTTGGTCTACATTTGACTAGTAACTTTTATTGTTTTGAGAAAGTTTAGAATGTGTTTAATTTCCTGAGAAAATGCTAGAGATGGGGCATCTGCTACAATGCTTCTTCCTCTGTTACAGAGCCTTTTTCTCCTCCCTAACGGTACTGTATTGGATAACAAGGGGCAAAGGATAGTACTCCCTGTCTCCATTattttccaaaagaaagtctcaaGAGAATGTTTTAACCTTTTTCGGCCATCTTTACTCGTGAGGCCTTTTTAAGTGCTATCGTCAGATAAATTTGCTTCTTTCCTGTGTCTTTGTAACTATTGGCTCATGCATTCTGTTGGTCTTCCGCAACTTTATTCTCCTTCTCTGTATTATGTTGACTGATGGAGCTTCTCCTCCGGCTGGGGAGGGTAATTAGATTCATACCAAACTGAGTAAGAGATGGCAGTGAACTATTTCATCTCGAAAAGAGAAATATATGGATTGGCATGGAATTAATGCTATATATATTCCTGATATGAGGTTTTGCCCACGAAGACGGCGAGATCTCAGAGGATGGATTTGTTTCTCTTGTTTTGATAAGATCCAAGTGCCATGGACACTTGTGGAGGTGCGTGCGGATGAGGACAAACCGCTTTAGTGAAGTCTAATAGAACTAACACGCAGCATTCTAACAGGCAAGCCACATGGTGCTCTTTGGAAATTTGGATAAGTTGGAGACAAAAGGTACGGTCATTTGGGTTGCGTTAGGTGTCTGAGGAGGAGTGCTGTTTGGGTTGGTAAAAGGTCTCTCCATGTGGACTGCTGCTGCACTCCACGTAGTTGGATATAGAGTTGGGCTTCTACGTAGTCTGGGCCAGTCTGAATAGTATTTCTTGGGCTTTAGGATGGATCCATACCCGAAATTATTTTGCAAGCAGGTCAGGTCAAAGCCTACAAAGCTTAACCCCAGCCTGACCCGACCTGTGATAAATGGGTTTGATCCGAGTTCGAGGTTGGCACGGTGGAACGGAGAGAAGAGGCGAATGTAGGGGTACGAGACcatgagagaggaaaaaaaagatgttgaaaataataataataatatatatatatatatttatatatgcatgcgtagatttttTGTTGTGCACCACACAGTGTGGTGCACAGTACGTACACCCACACGCACAGTTATGCAATACGTGCTACATGCGGCCGTGCCCATCGTTCATCGCAcagatcatgagagagaaaaaaaagatacagaaaaagaattatatatatatatatatatatatatatatatatatatatatatatatatatacatacgtgtgTGGATTCTCTACGTATTGTACGGTACGGTGCACAATATGCACATCCACACGTACAGTTATGTAATGTGTGCCACATGCGACCGTGCCCACCATCcatcgtgcgatagacggtgcGTGTGCGATACATCGCACCGTGCATGTATAGTAAAAAAAGTATATCTTAGAATCTGGTGCAGGGTTACAATGCAGATTAAGCATTAGAAAAATCCTTACTTTCCCTCAGCTTTAATTTGCTTTGAGCAATTGGTCCATGTACCTGAGGATCCATGTCCTGCATGTAGGGTAATCTACGAGTTGTGATC is a genomic window containing:
- the LOC105054578 gene encoding NDR1/HIN1-like protein 12 → MTDEKKRTMYRYIPAVHPFQLLCTILLTFFLLVGVIALIVYLIYRPSKPHFAVVGATIFQLSNSSTQPNVLSTGMQFTLVSRNPNERSSILYDHLSAYVSYRNQPITPPASLPPLLQDRASSVAMSPVLGGDFVPVSGDVASGLLTDQAYGVVNLRVVLMGRLRYKSGPFRSGWYNFYVRCEMLVGIRKGVTGPVPLLGEPQCDVDS